The region ACCACCATCATAACCAGAGATAGTGATTAAATCGGCGTAGGCTTTCGCTACACCTGTTGCAATAGTACCGACACCAGGTTCAGACACCAATTTTACAGACACGAGCGCATTTGGGTTGACCTGCTTTAAGTCAAAGATCAATTGCGACAAGTCTTCGATTGAGTAAATGTCATGGTGTGGCGGTGGAGAAATCAGCGTAACGCCTTGTACTGAGTGGCGTAGTCGCGCAATTTCAGCCGTCACTTTATGGCCCGGTAGCTGACCACCTTCGCCAGGTTTTGCCCCTTGTGCCACTTTAATTTGCAGTACGTCAGCACTGGTCAAGTAGTGTGGAGTAACGCCAAAGCGACCTGATGCCACCTGCTTGATACGAGAGTTCTTCTCGGTACCAAAGCGGCGAGGATCTTCACCACCTTCTCCTGAGTTAGAGAAACCGCCCAAACGGTTCATTGCCGTTGCTAATGCTTCGTGAGCTTCAGGGCTCAAAGCACCAATCGACATCGCCGCAGAGTCAAAGCGTTTGAATAGTTCGCTAGCGGGTTCAATCTTCTCTAGAGGGATTGAAGTGTCGGTTTTTTTCAGCTTCATCAAGTCACGTAATGTCGCGACTGGACGTTGGTTTACCTGAGCAGAGAAAGCGTGGTAATCGCTGGTTTCACCTGTTTTCACTGCATGTTGTAAGGTTTGTACCACATCTGGGTTGAACGCATGGTATTCGCCGCCGTGAACGTATTTCAGTAGACCGCCATGTTCAAGAGGTTTACGTTTTGCCCACGCTTTACGTGACAAGTTAAACAGATCTTGTTGGAAGTCTGAGAAGTTCGCACCTTGAATGCGGCTAACAACGCCTTTAAAGCAAAGGGATGTCAGTTCTTTATTCAAGCCAACCGCTTCAAACAGTTGTGAACAACGATAGGACGCCACTGTCGAAATACCCATCTTCGACATGATTTTGTACAAGCCTTTGTTGATGCCATGCTGATAGTTTTGCATCACATCGCGATAGCTTTTATCAATCGCACCATCATCAACCAATTTGCCTAGTGTTTCATAAGCTAGGTATGGGTAAACCGCTGTTGCTCCGAAACCTAACAATACCGCAAATTGGTGTGGGTCACGGGCGGCTGCAGTTTCAACAATAATGTTGGCATCACAGCGCAATTGAGTGTCGACTAAGCGAGTTTGAATAGCACCAACCGCCATCGCTGCTGGAATTGGCAATTTGCCTTTGGTCAGAGCGCGGTCGGAAAGAACCAACAATACCGTCCCTTCGCGAACTACTTTTTCTGCTTCGTCACATAGGTCTAAAACGGCTTGTTTGAGATCTTTTTCATCTGGATTGAAGTTGATATCCAAGATGGTATTGCGATAGTGCTCGTCATTTAGAGTGAGCAGCTGTTGCATGTCAGAGTAAAGAAGCACTGGTGAGTCGAACGTTACGCGATAGGCGTGACCATCGGTTTCGTTAAACACGTTCATCTCTTGACCGATACAGGTAGCCAAAGACATCACGTGTTTTTCACGTAGTGGGTCGATTGGTGGGTTGGTGACCTGCGCGAATTTCTGACGGAAGTAATCAGTAATGAGGCGCTCTTTCGAAGAGAGCACGGCCATTGGGGTATCATCGCCCATTGAGCCAACCGCTTCTTGTCCCATATCACCTAGGACACGAAGGATTTGATCAATCTCTTCGTTACTCATCGCGAACTGTTTCTGATAGGTTCTTAGCAGATCTTCATCAAAGTTACGTTCACCCACTTTATCGTCTGGCAAAGCAGAGAATGGAACGAGTGGATAAACGCAGCGATCCAACCATTCACGGTATGGGTGACGGTCTTTTAAGTCGTTATCAATTTCGCTTGATTGCCAGATTTTGCCAGTACGGGTGTCAATCACCAGCAGTTCACCTGGACCAACACGGCCTTTTTCAGCCACTTCGTCTGGTGCGTAATCCCAAATACCAATCTCTGATGCCAGTGTAATCAGTTTGTCTTTAGTGATCACATAACGAGCAGGACGTAGACCGTTACGGTCTAGGTTACATGCAGCGTAGCGACCATCAGACAATACAATCCCCGCTGGACCATCCCATGGCTCCATATGTTTGGAGTTGAAGTCATAGAACGCACGTAGCTCATCATCCATATCTGGGTGATGTTGCCATGCTGGTGGCACAAGCATACGCATTGCACGGAAGAGGTCCATACCGCCTTGCAAAAGCAGTTCAAGCATGTTGTCTAAGCTTGATGAGTCAGAACCGGTTTCGTTAACGAACGGTGCTGCACTTTGCAGGTCAGGAAGTAGTGGAGATGAAAATTTATAACCACGAGCACGAGCCCATTCACGGTTACCTTGAATGGTGTTGATCTCACCGTTGTGTGCTAGGTAGCGGAACGGTTGAGCCAAAGGCCAGCGTGGTTGAGTGTTGGTTGAGAAACGTTGGTGGAACAGGCAAATCGCCGATTCCATACGTAGGTCCGCTAAGTCTAAATAGAAACGGGGAAGGTCTGCAGGCATACATAGGCCTTTGTAGACGATCACCTGAGTGGATAATGAACAGATATAAAAGTCATTATCTTCTGTAATTTGTTTTTCGATACGACGTCGTGCGATATACAAACGACGCTCAATGTCTCGATCTTGCCAGCCTGCAGGAGCAGAAACAAACACTTGTTGGATATCTGGCAAAGAAGAACTCGCAATAGGGCCCAATACTTTTGGATTGGTTGGCACAGCGCGCCAGCCTGCAACCGTTAGGGTTTCTTGAGTCAGTTCTTTGTTGATGATATCGCGAGCTGTTTGTGCTTTTACAGGATCACGGCTAAGAAAAATCATACCAATTGCGTACTGTCGACCGAGCTTCCAGTGTTGCTCATCGGCGATCAGACGTAAGTATGAATCCGGTTTTTGAAGCAGTAGACCACAGCCATCGCCGGTTTTACCGTCAGCTGCAATCCCACCACGGTGAGTCATACGATCAAGAGCTGAGATAGCGGTGCGCACAAGCTTATGACTTGCTTGACCTTCCATGTGGGCAATTAAGCCAAATCCGCAGTTATCTCGTTCAAAACTTGGATCATATAGAGCCATTGCAATTCTCCCTTCTTGCCTTTCTGTCTTCCGGACAGTAAATGACTAGCTATTCTTGTAGATTATAATTATATGAGTGTTTATGTTTAAAAAATGACTAAAACTGTAAAAAAGCTCAGTTATAAAATTTTCACTGAGTTCACAACCTATAGCTAATTATACAAAAGGTCAAGCCACTGGTGAAAAATCAATCATAGACAGGGTTTAGCGCTGATAACTTTGAAAAAGTTAATAATATCAACACCTTGAAAATTTGAAGTTAACATGTAAATCCAGCATTTCTCTCACGATATGAGAAAAATGGTGAAAAATAGCGCAGAGAGTGGTGGCGTGGTGAGCGGGTATATGAGGGGGTTATCATATTAATCTGGCTATTTGCCAGACTTATAGTCTGAATATTAGTTTGTATTTAGTTTTTTGCTCTAATTTATTGAAAAAATCTTCATGATTACTGTGAACCCACTGCGATAGAAAGATAGGCGCAGTATAAAACGCGATTTTATGCACTTTTCTTGATTTTGATTAGGCTTGCAGCCCTTCTGGTCGCCTAAACTGCCTCGGTATTTTATTCGTCCATTTTTAAGTTCAACGGAAGCTCTCCATGCAGTTACATGAATTGGTTAATACCATTGGTCAAGATTTACATCGTCGCTATGGAGAGCGAGTCCATAAATTGACATTACATGGTGGTTTTAGTTGTCCTAACCGCGATGGCACCATTGGGCGCGGTGGGTGTACTTTTTGTAATGTGGCTTCGTTTGTCGATGAACAAACACAAATTCAATCGATTGAGCAGCAACTGACCAATCGCGCCGGTGAAATTGCCCGCGCCAACAAATACCTTGCTTATTTTCAAGCTTACACAAGTACTTATGCTGAAGTGCAAGTCCTGAAAAATATGTATGAGCAGGCGTTAAAAATGGCCAACATCGTAGGGCTATGTGTGGGGACTCGTCCCGATTGTGTTCCTGATGCCGTGCTAGAACTATTAGGTTCTTATGTAGAGCAAGGATATGAAGTGTGGTTGGAGTTGGGGTTGCAGACGGCCAATGACCAGACTCTTAAACGAATCAATCGCGGCCATGACTACGCGGCCTATGCTGAGATAGTGCCACGTGCACGTGCGCTTGGAATCAAGGTGTGTACCCATCTGATTATCGGCTTACCCAAAGAAGGGAAAGAGGACAATCTGCAAACGCTCGCCAAAGTGTTAGAGACAGGAACCGATGGCATTAAATTGCATGCTTTACACATTGTCGAAGGGAGCACGATGGCGAGAGCATGGCATGCAGGAAAGCTTGAGGCACCAACACTGGAGTTCTATCTTGATGTCGCGAGCGAAATGATTCGCCGTACTCCGCCAGAGATCATTTATCACCGAGTTTCTTCAGCGGCTCGCCGCCCAACACTATTATCCCCACTCTGGTGTGAGAATCGCTGGTTAGCGATGACTGAGTTAGGCAAAATCCTCAATGAGCTTGGCCCGCAAGGTTCCTTGCTTGGCCAGCCATTTTGTTACACCCTGCCTAATAGTCAGGTTCTCAATCACAATACCAACTAAATAGAGCCTATTTAGCGTTAGTTTTC is a window of Vibrio porteresiae DSM 19223 DNA encoding:
- the gltB gene encoding glutamate synthase large subunit — its product is MALYDPSFERDNCGFGLIAHMEGQASHKLVRTAISALDRMTHRGGIAADGKTGDGCGLLLQKPDSYLRLIADEQHWKLGRQYAIGMIFLSRDPVKAQTARDIINKELTQETLTVAGWRAVPTNPKVLGPIASSSLPDIQQVFVSAPAGWQDRDIERRLYIARRRIEKQITEDNDFYICSLSTQVIVYKGLCMPADLPRFYLDLADLRMESAICLFHQRFSTNTQPRWPLAQPFRYLAHNGEINTIQGNREWARARGYKFSSPLLPDLQSAAPFVNETGSDSSSLDNMLELLLQGGMDLFRAMRMLVPPAWQHHPDMDDELRAFYDFNSKHMEPWDGPAGIVLSDGRYAACNLDRNGLRPARYVITKDKLITLASEIGIWDYAPDEVAEKGRVGPGELLVIDTRTGKIWQSSEIDNDLKDRHPYREWLDRCVYPLVPFSALPDDKVGERNFDEDLLRTYQKQFAMSNEEIDQILRVLGDMGQEAVGSMGDDTPMAVLSSKERLITDYFRQKFAQVTNPPIDPLREKHVMSLATCIGQEMNVFNETDGHAYRVTFDSPVLLYSDMQQLLTLNDEHYRNTILDINFNPDEKDLKQAVLDLCDEAEKVVREGTVLLVLSDRALTKGKLPIPAAMAVGAIQTRLVDTQLRCDANIIVETAAARDPHQFAVLLGFGATAVYPYLAYETLGKLVDDGAIDKSYRDVMQNYQHGINKGLYKIMSKMGISTVASYRCSQLFEAVGLNKELTSLCFKGVVSRIQGANFSDFQQDLFNLSRKAWAKRKPLEHGGLLKYVHGGEYHAFNPDVVQTLQHAVKTGETSDYHAFSAQVNQRPVATLRDLMKLKKTDTSIPLEKIEPASELFKRFDSAAMSIGALSPEAHEALATAMNRLGGFSNSGEGGEDPRRFGTEKNSRIKQVASGRFGVTPHYLTSADVLQIKVAQGAKPGEGGQLPGHKVTAEIARLRHSVQGVTLISPPPHHDIYSIEDLSQLIFDLKQVNPNALVSVKLVSEPGVGTIATGVAKAYADLITISGYDGGTAASPLTSVKYAGCPWELGLAETQQSLVANGLRHKIRLQVDGGLKTGLDVIKGAILGAESFGFGTAPMVSMGCKFLRICHLNNCATGVATQDETLRKQYFKGLPEMVMNYFIGLAEEVRGYLAELGVEKLTDLIGRTDLLEVVSGMTAKQSKLDLSDILEAPVSPAGLPLYCTEPNTPFDHGELNQRIVKDAIKAVEAQEPLELYYNVINTDRSIGARLSGEIAKRYGNQGLAATPIRIVLEGTAGQSFGVWNAGGVELILTGDANDYVGKGMAGGKLVIKPHQGTAFACNEATIIGNTCLYGATGGKLFAAGKAGERFGVRNSGTIAVIEGAGDNACEYMTGGIVAILGATGVNFGAGMTGGFAYVLDKNGDFQGRVNAESVEALSLEDLYIHQEHLRGLIAEHLEQTGSTYAETILANFDEWIPKFYLVKPQAADLQTLLGHQSRSAAELRVQAQ
- a CDS encoding TIGR01212 family radical SAM protein (This family includes YhcC from E. coli K-12, an uncharacterized radical SAM protein.); this encodes MQLHELVNTIGQDLHRRYGERVHKLTLHGGFSCPNRDGTIGRGGCTFCNVASFVDEQTQIQSIEQQLTNRAGEIARANKYLAYFQAYTSTYAEVQVLKNMYEQALKMANIVGLCVGTRPDCVPDAVLELLGSYVEQGYEVWLELGLQTANDQTLKRINRGHDYAAYAEIVPRARALGIKVCTHLIIGLPKEGKEDNLQTLAKVLETGTDGIKLHALHIVEGSTMARAWHAGKLEAPTLEFYLDVASEMIRRTPPEIIYHRVSSAARRPTLLSPLWCENRWLAMTELGKILNELGPQGSLLGQPFCYTLPNSQVLNHNTN